The Sulfuricurvum sp. DNA window GGAGCCGGAGTCTGGGGCTTTTTACACACACTCGCACCGGTAAATTTTTATACACACGGTACACAATTGACCGCAGCACACGGGCATCTCGCCTTTTTCGGTGCGTACGTCATGATCTGTTTCACGATGATCTCGTATGCCATGCCGATCCTTAGAGGACGGCCGCATGGAAACGGACCGAAATCGCAAAAAGTGGAGCTAATCAGTTTTTGGATGATGGTTATCGGTATGATCGGTCTGACGTTGGCATTAACGGCAGCGGGTATTATGCAAATCGAGATGCAACGTCTTCCCGATGCAGCTCATGCAATGGGTTTTATGGAAACACAAGCGGCGATTTCCAGTGTTTACGCGGTTCGTTTAGGATTTGGTGTAATGGTTCTCTTGGGACTATTGACCTATTTCTACAGTTTCTTTGTTAAAGAAGAGAAAGTAAGCGCATAATGGATGAAAAAGTCGGTAAGTTTTGGGATCACTATGTCACCAAAAAAGCATCTCGTCTTTTTAAAGATGAAGCGGTTCTTTTTGAGAACAACGCCAAAACGTTAAAAATCTTTTATCACCTCTTAGGAGGTGAAAAAGGAAAAGAACTTCATATTACCGACAAAAGATTCATTAACACTTCAAGAACACTGCTTGAAAAAATGTCAGGAACCGGTAAAACTTTTTTTCTTGCCTGGCAAGATGGAAAAGGGCTTTACCTTCCTGCCGCTTTGGCCTATTTTCCTTCGAAAGCACACAATGAGATGCACTATTATTGGTTAATCGCCATGTTGACAAAGGTAAATATCAAAAGTCAAAACATTGAGCATGAGAATACCATTGTGATTAATGATCTCATCAAAAAATACGCCGGGTTTCATGAATTTTATACGTATGCACAAAACTATTTAAGCAATCAGTATCCTGAATTATCTACGAATGAACCTTCACGCGAAGGCTCATCAGCGGATAATTATCCAAACCCTTTATGGATTTATCCCTCCCTGTCTTCCTCCAACAAGTTACTTGATACCAATGATGATGAAGAAATCCTAAGACAAAACGACGAACAGCGCAAGAGTGAAACGTTGCAGATGAAGAAAAAAAGCGAACAGATTGATGATAAAAAAGAGACCGATGGATTACTCCTCTTTTTGCCTGAATCGATTTTGAGTTTTATGGAACAAGTTCGGGTTGATCGGCAGGAGAATGACAGTTTTGATGAAGATGCCCTCTACAATGCAGAAGATTTAGACGAGATTACACTGGGACAAAAAGATGCCAACCTCTCGGCACGAATCAAAATGGATTTGGATATATCCGCGAACAGTATTGAAGAATATCCGCTTGGGAAAGGGCATTTTATCGATGAATGGGATTATAAAAAAGAGAGCTATCTCAAAAACTATGT harbors:
- a CDS encoding VWA domain-containing protein; protein product: MDEKVGKFWDHYVTKKASRLFKDEAVLFENNAKTLKIFYHLLGGEKGKELHITDKRFINTSRTLLEKMSGTGKTFFLAWQDGKGLYLPAALAYFPSKAHNEMHYYWLIAMLTKVNIKSQNIEHENTIVINDLIKKYAGFHEFYTYAQNYLSNQYPELSTNEPSREGSSADNYPNPLWIYPSLSSSNKLLDTNDDEEILRQNDEQRKSETLQMKKKSEQIDDKKETDGLLLFLPESILSFMEQVRVDRQENDSFDEDALYNAEDLDEITLGQKDANLSARIKMDLDISANSIEEYPLGKGHFIDEWDYKKESYLKNYVCIKPFISLHTEPIGLPKRLQKMMRRIQSELDLMELDRIKRDNLPYGDEINIDTWIDYKGHQNRSNHPQRFFQTFERKTRDMSTLILADVSLSTEAGITQELRVIDMIQDSLMVFAESLHRLQDRFAIYTFSSIKNTKVNFHIIKNFKEKYSDAVRGRIHAIKPGYYTRLGAGIRESAKILEKQQSQNKLLLILSDGKPNDVDRYDGRYGIEDTKKAIEEVKQKGITPFCITIDIDAKEYLPYLFGRNSYAVIRDAKKLPKVLPEIYMNLTK